A genomic region of Trifolium pratense cultivar HEN17-A07 linkage group LG3, ARS_RC_1.1, whole genome shotgun sequence contains the following coding sequences:
- the LOC123918882 gene encoding ribokinase-like isoform X2: MSSDSVLPLPENPVIVGFGGVGVDLLATVESFPKPDTKNRTTQFKIQGGGNTGNALTCAARLGLKPRIISKVANDPQGRALMEELEAEGVDTSSFVVSKEGTTPFSYIIIDNHTKTRTCIFTEGYPPLVPKDLSRPKLLSALNGARVAYFDARMPATTLVIAQEAFRQNISILVDAERPREGLNDLLNLADYVVCSEKFPQAWTEASSIPRALVSIILRLPRLKFVIATLGKDGCIMLEKCADEDSHLEEADVDNSMRSLTVRKDDSIVMPTCIASNVTKFRAEGIGSVCGRLYFGTSEKIPPSELIDTTGAGDAFVGAVLYAICANFSPEKMLPFASYVAATKCRALGARSGLPYRTDPSLASFIN; encoded by the exons ATGTCTTCGGATTCTGTTCTTCCTCTACCTGAAAATCCTGTCATT GTTGGATTTGGTGGGGTTGGCGTTGATCTTTTAGCAACAGTTGAATCGTTTCCAAAACCAGACACCAAGAACAGAACCACTCAATTCAAG ATACAAGGTGGTGGAAATACCGGAAATGCTTTGACTTGTGCTGCTCGTTTGGGCTTAAAGCCTAGGATAATTTCTAag GTTGCCAATGACCCTCAAGGTAGGGCTTTGATGGAGGAGCTAGAAGCTGAGGGTGTAGACACTTCTTCTTTTGTG GTTTCAAAGGAAGGGACTACTCCATTTAGCTACATTATTATTGACAACCACAC GAAGACGCGCACTTGTATATTCACCGAAGGATATCCTCCATTGGTACCAAAAGATCTTTCGCGTCCCAAATTGTTATCTGCATTGAATGGAGCTAGAGTTGCCTATTTTGATGCTAGGATGCCTGCAACTACTCTTGTCATTGCTCAAGAG GCGTTTCGCCAGAATATATCCATCTTAGTTGATGCTGAAAGGCCAAGGGAAGGATTGAATGACCTATTGAACTTGGCTGATTATGTTGTATGCTCAGAAAAGTTTCCTCAG GCATGGACAGAGGCATCATCTATACCAAGAGCATtagtttcaattattttaaggCTTCCAAGACTTAAATTTGTTATTGCAACTTTGGGAAAAGATGGCTGCATAATGCTTGAGAAATGTGCAGATG AGGATTCTCACTTAGAAGAAGCAGACGTGGACAACTCTATGAGATCATTAACAGTGAGAAAGGATGATAGCATTGTCATGCCAACCTGCATTGCCTCG AATGTTACAAAATTTAGAGCAGAAGGGATAGGATCTGTATGTGGGAGATTATATTTTGGAACATCTGAAAAGATTCCGCCATCAGAGCTTATTGATACAACTGGTGCTGGGGATGCATTTGTCGGAGCAGTTTTATATG CTATTTGTGCCAACTTCTCACCAGAGAAAATGTTGCCATTTGCTTCTTATGTG GCAGCTACTAAATGTAGAGCTCTTGGAGCTAGGAGTGGTCTTCCATATCGCACTGATCCATCCTTAGCATCTTTTATTAACTAA
- the LOC123918882 gene encoding ribokinase-like isoform X1 yields the protein MSSDSVLPLPENPVIVGFGGVGVDLLATVESFPKPDTKNRTTQFKIQGGGNTGNALTCAARLGLKPRIISKVANDPQGRALMEELEAEGVDTSSFVVSKEGTTPFSYIIIDNHTKTRTCIFTEGYPPLVPKDLSRPKLLSALNGARVAYFDARMPATTLVIAQEAFRQNISILVDAERPREGLNDLLNLADYVVCSEKFPQAWTEASSIPRALVSIILRLPRLKFVIATLGKDGCIMLEKCADAEDSHLEEADVDNSMRSLTVRKDDSIVMPTCIASNVTKFRAEGIGSVCGRLYFGTSEKIPPSELIDTTGAGDAFVGAVLYAICANFSPEKMLPFASYVAATKCRALGARSGLPYRTDPSLASFIN from the exons ATGTCTTCGGATTCTGTTCTTCCTCTACCTGAAAATCCTGTCATT GTTGGATTTGGTGGGGTTGGCGTTGATCTTTTAGCAACAGTTGAATCGTTTCCAAAACCAGACACCAAGAACAGAACCACTCAATTCAAG ATACAAGGTGGTGGAAATACCGGAAATGCTTTGACTTGTGCTGCTCGTTTGGGCTTAAAGCCTAGGATAATTTCTAag GTTGCCAATGACCCTCAAGGTAGGGCTTTGATGGAGGAGCTAGAAGCTGAGGGTGTAGACACTTCTTCTTTTGTG GTTTCAAAGGAAGGGACTACTCCATTTAGCTACATTATTATTGACAACCACAC GAAGACGCGCACTTGTATATTCACCGAAGGATATCCTCCATTGGTACCAAAAGATCTTTCGCGTCCCAAATTGTTATCTGCATTGAATGGAGCTAGAGTTGCCTATTTTGATGCTAGGATGCCTGCAACTACTCTTGTCATTGCTCAAGAG GCGTTTCGCCAGAATATATCCATCTTAGTTGATGCTGAAAGGCCAAGGGAAGGATTGAATGACCTATTGAACTTGGCTGATTATGTTGTATGCTCAGAAAAGTTTCCTCAG GCATGGACAGAGGCATCATCTATACCAAGAGCATtagtttcaattattttaaggCTTCCAAGACTTAAATTTGTTATTGCAACTTTGGGAAAAGATGGCTGCATAATGCTTGAGAAATGTGCAGATG CAGAGGATTCTCACTTAGAAGAAGCAGACGTGGACAACTCTATGAGATCATTAACAGTGAGAAAGGATGATAGCATTGTCATGCCAACCTGCATTGCCTCG AATGTTACAAAATTTAGAGCAGAAGGGATAGGATCTGTATGTGGGAGATTATATTTTGGAACATCTGAAAAGATTCCGCCATCAGAGCTTATTGATACAACTGGTGCTGGGGATGCATTTGTCGGAGCAGTTTTATATG CTATTTGTGCCAACTTCTCACCAGAGAAAATGTTGCCATTTGCTTCTTATGTG GCAGCTACTAAATGTAGAGCTCTTGGAGCTAGGAGTGGTCTTCCATATCGCACTGATCCATCCTTAGCATCTTTTATTAACTAA